The Helianthus annuus cultivar XRQ/B chromosome 11, HanXRQr2.0-SUNRISE, whole genome shotgun sequence region gttcgtttacagccctaccagTAAATTGCCATTTCTCCTCAATACTAGAAAGTTTCTAACACTACTAGAAGACAACCAGATTTATGACAAGCATATTTGTTACAAATCTATGGAAAATTGGCCTTAGCTACATATTTGCGTCAAAACAGGTTCGTATGAAAAATACTTGTTGGAAAGTATGATTGTGACAAAACTACCACAAAATTTGCTACAACCTTCCGACAAATAACATCCATCGCAAGATTTTCCACACTATTCCGACAAATTTTTTTTAAAGCCTTTCCCACCATTTTTCGACAAATTTGTCAAAAATCCCACTTTTAACATACTTTATTAATAgtttatttttgtcatttttaataataataatttaagaaAACAATTAATTAAAAAACTGTTTTCGACAAACTTCTTACGAATTCTAAAAACTGTAATTTCTTAAATTATAGTATTAATTaaaattaagaaataaaaaataaagtaatTCTTTTGTCAGAAAACTGTAGCAACCTAACTCAATTTGCTACAAAATTTCGACAAAataaacattttatttattaaaattatttaatttactaaaataaaataactaactTCTTTTTGTGGGAAAACCGTAGAAAACTGActcaatttgctacaaatttcctacaaattcATGTTGTGTTGGCGATTTTGTCTGAAAATTTTCGGaaaagttttacgtttttttgTTTCTCTTTTTTGTCGCAAAAATTATAGGAAAGTTGTAGTAAAAATTTAGTTgtagaaaatttttggaaaacttTTGTAGTAAAAAATGAAGATTTCTATTAGTGAAAGCATCCTTTTTTATTTCTACATTATTACCTacttttaaatttattatttataaactaaattatttttttctactggtctgtttttatatatattttattaaaatagctGATTATAATTAAAGTTACGTAAATTAAAGTTGTGATTAAGAATTACATAAATTAATAATATACATGTATATTATTAtatgaatttttgaaaaatgaTAGCCAATCAAGTAGTTAAAGATGAACTTCAAATAGACAAATACGACCAAATTCATAGACAATCAATATGATAATCCATgcattattatatattttaatgaATTTCTGTTTAATCCACgcattattatatattttaatgaATTTCTGTTTATTTTAGTTGACCACTAATAGGACGAAAGATGCACTAATGGTGGGTGACTATAACACGTTTGCTTCATTGGCATTTAACTAATTAGCCCTTTATTTAAAAGCCATGATTTATAATGATCAAACAGTTATATTTAAAATCTTTGTCGAATGAATATTTAAGTAAGACTTGTATTTTTGTATTCGCATAATTAGGCATAAACCATTATCCATGCATCTAAAATAGGTCACTAGTCGACATTGCTGTTTATCATGATTCTCTTTCATTCATCTTCTTCTGCTTCCTAATACGTCAATGAAGGCAAATTCGGAACCATTGAATTAACCGAAAATGCACCAACACTTCGTCCACTTCCACTATCCTTATTTCCAGTTCTATTTCTACAACACCACCCCAAACACCTACACTCTAGGTCTCCGCATAGGGACTATAGACGAGAAGGAAGCACCTCTTGGGTTTAATCTTGATGAGTTCGGGTCTAGTCGGTTACAGGTCTTAAGCAATAGGAGGAAATATGATGAAAACtatttttaaattgtaaaaatagtaggtttttgtatataaaaagcTATTGTAGCAATTTTAAATTGTAAAAATAGGTGTATATTTGATAGTTCTGATGTGAAGTGTTTTTAGAAACTATTGTGAATTCTCTGAGATGCTGAACTCTTTAAACAAGCACTCTTAACACCATGGGGTATGGTGAGGTTTGGGTTGGGCTTGtgttggggcatttgttgacacgtggaatgggagccccccaTCGCCTGGTTtacgtgtccgcggggtatggtggggcgtgggttgggcttgggttgggtgcaccggtggcagaatattaaaaaaaaatacaaaaaatttataaaaaatcacacaacatttataaaaaaaaacctacaacttcattgaaattttaaaaattacataatcctaaaaattacataatttctaaaaattacaaaataacaaacctagagcgttaaataaatttcaaaaaggtcgatcttgttgaacgcctttcgctccttgactcgaaactctatgttcgccaccgccacccggtcctcgtggctcaACTCGCCGCCcggaacggcttcgtagtaagccttgaaacgctcgagcttgggccgtagctcgcgccatttatgttggcatgcgttgaggttgtggcggtcgttaccgacgttaTGTCTGTAGGCTGCGAATGCTTTCACCCAATATTTTGTTTGGTCCGTTGGCCATCTCTTCATAGCGTCAACGACGCTTGTCACGAGAGCCATTTCTTCTTCATGGGTCCAGGATGCCATAgcgggttcgtgggatggggggaccagtgGGTTAGTCGGTGGGGTTGGGTTCGTGGATGGGCGGACCAGTGGTGGGTAGTCGGTGGGgttgggttcgtgggatggggggatCAGTGAGTTGGGGGTTACAATATATAGAGGGGTTGTTGGGAGACCCGGGTGGCGGTTTGCTTTTCCCCCAAaccgtttgaattttaaattcaaaatttgaatacTCCGCTATGACGTGACGGATGAGCGAATGGGAGGCAGCCAGCTAGCATGGCCATACcgcccacgcccggcttgaaagcaaagccccaagggccacgccccaactcaagcccacccgaggtggtgacttgggcgttttcccccaacccaagccctatACCCCATAGCCTAAGCAGTGGCGGAGGTTACTTggtgcccgggggtgcacccgcccaccccaatgtttcggGTAGAAGTGTATAAGTTCCGATTTTTTGTCcggaaattttaaaaattatatagaaTCGCCTCTCCTCAATTATTTTTCCTAATTAtgtatacaatatataaattaaagtaaacttCATTACCACTTtatatatcctaaatatttatacaatatataagtTAAAGTAAAGTTTATTACCACTTTGTATACAAGTGATGAGaagttttgtaaatatattttaactcttatttgCTTAACCCTAGATTACCCACCACACAATAAACTTAATTGCAAGTTTTTATGTGTTAGAACGGATCCTTTGAATGAATGaaaattttttgttttatttggaactattattatttgacctgaCCCGGATCGATAGCagacccgacccgaaacataacgataggaaaaaaaaatTGGGTCCTATCACTTTATGCACCTTCGAAatttttggtcaagctccgccactgagcCTAAGTACCAATCTTTTTTATACCTGTGTCTTTCTCTTTAAATTCATCAAACCTTTTTAAAGATGGTAAATGTTTGTGGTATATTTGTGCtatttttctttaaatttattaaacttcTTTAATGATGTTATATTTAATTTATGtcaattttcaaaaagaaaattaatttatgtcccggaattggtggtggactcgggttactctcagagtactccgtttgtccagtgggtgccccgaaagtactcgggattgagtttgttggccgttcaaaaaaaatttatGTCCACATTCATGGGTTGGAGAGTCCAATGAATAGCAACAAGTGTAATGTCTATATATAAATGCACGTCTACGTGTTTTAGTAATGCATCAATAAATCAGCAATTTAATAAGTAAAATTTAAATCTCGCTACTATAATAAATGTACATGTTAGGCTACATGGTATGGCAAGTTCCCCTCTCCCGTCCCCTGTCTGCGATGCCGTCAACTgcgcccccccccccctccccggTTCCTTTCGTCGGTATCCGGACGTTGGCCACGGATCGATTTGTGGGCCCTATAATGAAAAGttaccgtttaaaaaaaaataaatttccttttttcaaaaaaaaaaaaaaaacaaacggtcatattttcaaatatatatatatttcatttccaTTTTCACCTCCATTCACAAATCTAACCCAAAATTTCATCTCTCtcaattattttttataaatcttCTTTCCACTTTTATAAACATCATACTCTATAGAAAATGGAACCCTTCAACAACCCGAACAATCCGAACAACCCGAACAATCCCAACAACCCGACCCAACCTAATGTTTTCTCGGTTCCGGCATATTATCCGACGGtagaaccgaaccaattctcgCAATATTCATCAAATGCGTTTGCATCATTCCAACACTCGCCAAACCAATTCGCTCAATTCTCTCAAAATCAAGCCATTCAACAAATGATGTTGCGGGGTGCTTATAATTTCCCACCGAATCCGACACCACCCGTTCAACCCCAACCAATCCCGATGCAACCCTTTCAACAACCCGAACCCGACGACGATGTGGAGGTTGTTCCCGAAACCCAACCGACTAAAGGAAAAGGAAAACGAAACAAAGGCAAGCAAGTGGTTGGTGATCAATCGTCCAAACCGAAGTCGACTAAGTGGACGCCAATCGAAGAAGAAGCCTTAGCCAAGGCTTTCATAGCCACGTCTAACAACAAGACAAAAGGTTCGTATTTTTTTAAGGTTTATCTTTTTTTTAAGGTTTATACTTTTTTTAAGtatatttttctaaattttttttaacagtttataaatttttaaagtttgtttattttttttatttaaatttgatGGTCAACAGtttgattattttttatttttttatttaaatcgtatttttaaagtttgtttatttttttataagtttataAGTCAACAGTttataacttttatttttttaacagtttatattttttaatttgtttaactttaatatattttgtttgttttattatAGGTAATAACCAAACGGGTGACGGGTTTTGGTCCAAGGTTTTGGCGAAGTTCCTCGAACTTATGGACCAAGGCCCGTATCGTGATATTGACTCGGTGTCGTCAAAGTGGCGGAAATTGAACTCGGCCGTCAATAGGTTTTGCGaggaatataataaaatatatacaagTGGGCGTCGTAGCGGCATGAGCGACGACGATATTTTCAAAAAAGCGTTGGACAACTATAAGTCGAACAATGCTAATACCAACTTTGCTCACGTTCGCGCGTGGGAAATTATGAAAAAGGAACCGAAATGGTCGCCGATTCCTAACGAGGTGGAGATGGCGAAACGCTAAAAAATATCGGAAACGAGTAGTTCTAGCGCCGGTGGATATGACGCGAGGTGTTATATAAACTTCAATGATGAAGCCGACTTTGACGAAGAGGAGTACGCCGTACATGAAGCGGAGCGTCCACCGGACCGAGACAAATCAAAGAAGGAGCGGGCCAaggggaaagaaaaggaaaagttgGACCCGGAGATGGAAGAGTTTATGGAAAACTTAAAAATGTACAACGAAGTCTCGGCCCAAAAGACGAAGGCGAAGGAGCGGGCCGTCGAAGAAAAAACTCGTGTAGCGGAAGAAAAGTTACGCGAGAAGGTCCGATTGTCGAATGAGAAAATCAGAATTTCGGATGAAAAAATTCGGCTCAAGTAATGGGAAATGATAACCATGGATGTCGATCAGTATCCCGAGCcgaaacgttcgatgttgaaaaaacttcaaAACGACATCATGAAGAAGCATATTATTATTTAAGtctatgtttgtttttttttaagtttatataatgttgttttaatattaatgaaaatattttgttagtttattttttaaatgttaaaaaaatagaagattaaaaaaatatagaagattaaaaaaatatatatataaatggtggggaggactatgactagaaccatcctcccataccctctagtttaAGGTGATGCAGCATTTTTGGGAGaactatgacgtggcgcctaggTGGCGGATGGTCCTCCAAAGATAGGatatcaccataccctctagcctaatgTATGTATGTTATCAACTTATCTTGAATgacaaaaatataaaaatgtGGCAGTTGTTGAAATTAATTTTTATATAGTAATGAAAATGAATATCTCGAAAATGAAACTATGTACTTTGGATATCACAAAAGTTAATGTAGTTGTGACAGTTTACCATTTTGGTGGTGCCATGTTGATAACTGGATCAATCAACATGTGCTCGCTCCTCCTCCTATGCATGAGTAATAACTCGGATTGTCTGGAAAGACCGGCAATATACATTGCTGTCACCTTATCTGAAAATATAATTTGTAAATTGTTTTAAACCGCAATATTTAAGCTTAGGTAGTGGCGCAAATATTATCACGTCTTACATCACCTAAATATACAAACGTTAGTGAAAGTCTTGATCTGCGGTGCCCATATGCGGCAAACTGGTGGTTGAAAAAATTGAAtggttttattttcttttaacttAAAACTGTTCAGATTTCATATATACCTATCTTAATATTTTTAATATCATATCTACCAAACCGAAACAATTAAAAAACAGGTAAACAAGCTTGAATTTCAAAGAAGATATTAAaagttgtagcatttgaaaattTTATAGCCGATATGAAGAACAGAAACACCAGATTGAAGTGAAGATACAAGATCTTACAAAAACAACAAGAATACTTTTTTAGTTTATGACAAATTTACCCCTGGTAAATATATACTTTCAAATGATAACCGTCCACCAAGCAAAGGTGACATGAAACAGTTGAACTCGGTTTTTAAATTAATTTCTACATGTGATGTGATATGAGAAGACGTTTCGGTGTAAGAACGATGTGCTAATCTTGTCATAGTCTAAAAGTCTAGTATAATCACTATGTTTATTAAATTAGTTTGTTTGAGTTTTGGATTTGTGTCAATCCACCATTGGAGTTTTTAGACTATCTTCAATGTATTCTTAACATCTTTATCCTTATACTGTGGGTATGAGGCTTGTGTTAGGGCGTAGGTTAGGGGAAAACGTCTAAGTCATCATcctgggtgggcttgggttgagGCGTGGCCCTTGAGGCTTTGGTTTGAAGCCATgcgtggggcgggctagcgaTCCGATGTGGCGGCCTCCTATTCGCTTTGTTAGCCATGTCATGGCGGggtgtttgaattttaaattgtaaccgtttggccaagccaagcgGTGACCCCAACCCCCAACAGTCaacatcccctatatatataaccCCAAACCCACCGGCTACCCCAACCCAAACAATCGTTGTCCACCGCTACCCCAACCAAAACCCACTTGATCCCACGAACCCGCTACCCCAACCCGAAGAAGATGGCCTCTTGGACCCACGAAGAAGAGCTAGCTCTCGTCACAAGCGTCGTTGACGCTATggagtggcgaagcttgaccatgaaaacgggggggtcgaaaacgtatatacccaaaaatttctattgAACCGAGGGTCGAAAACGtgtatacccaaaaatttctacacgaaaactacatatataacactattgaGCGAAAAGTCCGGGGGGTCGGACGCCCCTCCCGACCCCTCTTAAGCTACGCCCTTGACGCTATGAAGGGGCGACAACCCGGCCAAACACGATATTGGCCGGAAGCCTTCGCAAgctaccgacataacgtcggaCACGACCGGCACAActtaaacgcgtgccaacataaatggcgcgagctacggcccaagcttGATCGTTTCAAGGCCTACTACGAACctactacgaagccgttccgagcggttagttaagccacgaggaccgggtggcggtggcgaacattaAGTTTCGGGGCAAGGAGCGAAAGCCGTTCGACAAGCTCGCGCTTTTTGAAATTTGCCTAACGctctagggttttttttttgttttgtaatcgtttttaggtttttttttgtaatttttagtttttttttattttgtaatcgtttttaggtttttttattttgtaattaataaaattttaggttttttttaatgttgtatgtattttttttaattttttgtattttttttaaataaactgccaagccacgccccaacccaagccccgcgataccccacggacacgtcactcaccggtggggggctcgaactccacgtgtcaactcatgcccccaacccaagccccaccataccccacggtcttagaaGCCTTTACATGCCCTTACTATTGGAGCAATGGTGCCATTTGAAACTCTTAATTATGGATCCATGTTTGTATTTTGGTGATAAGGTGGACCCATACTAAAAAAGTAAAAACTTTTATTTAGGAATTGTGTGTAGTGAGTAGGTGACGAGGTGGGAATAGAGTAAGAATATTTGTAGGGTTGGAGATGAAATAAAGGTTTTTAAGGATTTGTAAGAATATGATGTGACAGATGATGTGACAGCTAAGGATGCTTAAGGGCACCCGTAGCGTTGAAGATAGTCTTATAGAGATAAATTTGGCTTAGTTATTTAATTGTTTTGCTTGAATTCCTAGTTGGGTTAGAATTATGAGTCTTGGTTGAGGGTTTTTCCTGTAACCTGCATAGGAAGATGGTTTTTTCTGTGACAAATCTCTAATGTGAGAATAAGTACTAATATTAAAAAATTGAATACTGAAAAGTACAAATGTAAGTGAAAGTTTGAGagaatgaatgaatgaataaGTTACCTATTAATAACAAAAAATCATAGTTGATGTCACTATAGTGTGACCCTATATAACTGATTTGGTAGTGACATATCAAAATCTATCGGTGGAAATTGATGTTACTTTTGTCCTACTTCAATCATGCATGCCCCATAACAAATTACGTGCGTGTCGATTTTGAGTTGGTCAGGCTTTAATCTAGCTTTTTAAAGTTTATATATAACAAAATCTTAACTAATTAAAACGATAAAGATATGGGATATCCAACATAAAAAACTTCATAACCTATATCCGACAAGAAAAATATATATGCTAATACATTAGAAATCATGACAACCTTTTAAAAGATGATAGTTGTTAGTAAACCATAGCGAATTAATAATCAGAATTTTAACGTTCATAACCAACAGCTATACAAACTATAACATATGCTAGGTTAAGACGGTGAATAACATAACATGATTATTACAGTTTATAACCATTGTAAAGCTCTATAATGGTTTCAAAGGGCAGTCTGTCATTTGGATACTACTTCAATTTTATCCTCAACTGTCGGCATGGTAGGTGTTTGAAATTATTAATCTGTGCGACACAAGGCTCAAGTAGATTAGACATTGTATAGTTGGTATAGGGACGTCTacgaaaatcacaaaaaaaattttggccctgttcgagataaaaaatttgggccATATTCGCAAATGTTCATATTATATAAACTCAtaaatcattcaatcaaatatATAAATACTAAAAACCCATAATACTACGATAATTGTTATGAAATAGATAAAACAAATTTGGGCCCTATTCGCAAATCTCCTCACTGCTACCGTGCTGCGACTGAATCACTGAAAGTCTAAATTATTGCGAAATTGTGAAATTACCTGATCTAATCGAATGATAATCGACGTTTTGTTTCCAGTTTCCCTCGTCCCAATTCCCTGTGCGATATACTATACTGTCTGCGACAGTGCGACATTTTGTTTCCTTTCCCTGATCTAGCAGGCCCTTATTTTTGTTTAGACTAGTCACTTTGGCTTGTTAATTGGGccattttttaaaacttttaaatAGCCCCTTATTTAAAAAACTTTGGGTCTTTTAGCAGACCCTTATTTATACAAACATCCAGAATTtttttaagtgtgtgtgtgtatatatataaggtcaggttcatttgtgaacaaccctCTTGATAGTGAAATgtgtgaactaatcctagcccttgattatcaatacacaagtgcaaatcaatggccaggatttgttcactcagttcaaaAATACACCAGTGTTCATTCTAGaaccccaccatatatatatatatatatatatatagtgtggggTTCATTGGGGAaaactaaaaaagtggggaatagtgaggaaccgactcaaacgaactccgattggactcattccagcggcgttggaaccggctcatCGAACCCAAACTAAGATCTCTtgaccctaaatcataacccctaaaccctaaatatattagggtttggcttttagggtttagctttagggtttagccttagggtttagctttaggattTATGGTTTacttttagggtttagggtttagctttagggtttagctttaggtttagcctttagggtttagcttttagggtttatagtttagattttacggtttagcttaggttttagccttattttttagctttagggtttagagtttagaagttaggatttagggtttagggttaaaagatcttagttagggttcgactaGTCGGTTCCAACATCGCTGAAATGTGTCCAATTGGAGTttgtttgagtcggttccccgctgttccccacttttttagtgttccccaatgaaccttcccctatatatatatatatatatatatatatatatatatatatatatataggataggagttggccagaaagtccaaatttcctaaaaagtgtaaaaagtcataaaacaccataatgtcaaacataaaacacaccaaaaacccacaaataatataatgaagattactaaaacatcatgtatgtgggttttatgttgtgttttagatgttaagcctctgattttgtggaatgacaaatattattgtgttttatgttgtttagcattgtgtgttttatattcatagttctacgatggtgtgtttgaagtttttatggactattagagtttgtatatggtgttttagtaatattcattctattatttgtgagttttaggtgtgttttatgcctaaaattattgtgttttatgactttttacactttttaggaaaaacacacttttcgtaggatccccactctatatatatatatatatatatatatatatatataagtcacTAAATTTTGAGATTTTAGgttcatatttcttaaattttatgttttttacattcatatatatatatatatatatatacataaaaaatcatatattttccaCACACATAGTCTagtacatgtaggtaa contains the following coding sequences:
- the LOC110924787 gene encoding uncharacterized protein LOC110924787, whose protein sequence is MEPFNNPNNPNNPNNPNNPTQPNVFSVPAYYPTVEPNQFSQYSSNAFASFQHSPNQFAQFSQNQAIQQMMLRGAYNFPPNPTPPVQPQPIPMQPFQQPEPDDDVEVVPETQPTKGKGKRNKGKQVVGDQSSKPKSTKWTPIEEEALAKAFIATSNNKTKGNNQTGDGFWSKVLAKFLELMDQGPYRDIDSVSSKWRKLNSAVNRFCEEYNKIYTSGRRSGMSDDDIFKKALDNYKSNNANTNFAHVRAWEIMKKEPKWSPIPNEVEMAKR